From Salarias fasciatus chromosome 5, fSalaFa1.1, whole genome shotgun sequence, a single genomic window includes:
- the bcdin3d gene encoding pre-miRNA 5'-monophosphate methyltransferase — MAACPTAFDCDAELNDPGAAPYGNFINYYTFNPPENRLSLIPGSLLHDLGYGGGTEGDTLILDVGCNSGELSVAFYKHLVQEDQSEGRRVHLLGFDLDEALIQRAQQNNPLRGSIAFIPLDITKDTEQLQDYLRLHGCPRFHLCLCLAVTMWIHLNHGDAGLLRLLSRLASISQHLLLEAQPWKCYRSAARRLRKLGRSDFDHFKSLDIRGDVAGHAREHLERHCGMELIQSFGSTAWDRKLLLFRRR; from the exons ATGGCGGCATGCCCTACGGCTTTTGACTGCGATGCTGAACTAAACGACCCCGGAGCGGCTCCTTACGGCAATTTCATAAACTACTACACCTTCAACCCCCCGGAGAACCGCCTGAGCCTGATCCCCGGATCCCTGCTGCACGATCTGGGATACGGCGGCGGAACCGAGGGCGACACGCTCATCCTGGATGTGGGCTGTAACTCCGGG GAGCTGAGTGTTGCTTTTTACAAGCACCTGGTGCAGGAAGACCAGTCAGAAGGGAGGAGAGTTCACCTCCTGGGCTTTGACCTGGACGAAGCCCTCATCCAGCGCGCCCAGCAGAACAACCCTCTGCGCGGCAGCATCGCCTTCATCCCTCTGGACATCACCAAAGAcacggagcagctgcaggactaCCTCCGCCTGCACGGCTGCCCTCGCTTCCACCTGTGCCTGTGCCTGGCCGTCACCATGTGGATCCACCTGAACCACGGAGACGCCGGCCTGCTGCGGCTGCTCTCCCGTCTGGCCTCCATCAGccagcacctgctgctggaggcccaGCCCTGGAAGTGCTACCGCTCCGCGGCCCGCCGCCTCCGCAAGCTCGGCCGCTCGGACTTCGATCACTTCAAGAGTCTGGACATCCGCGGGGACGTGGCGGGACACGCCAGGGAGCACCTGGAGAGACACTGCGGCATGGAGCTCATCCAGAGCTTCGGCAGCACGGCGTGGGACAGgaaactgctgctgttcagGAGGAGGTGA
- the cox14 gene encoding cytochrome c oxidase assembly protein COX14 homolog codes for MVSGKRLADIGYRAFSASMMALTLYGGYLCAMRGYRYMERQKQLKLAAENQDPEVIKDSS; via the coding sequence ATGGTGTCAGGAAAGCGGCTGGCGGACATTGGATATCGGGCGTTCTCCGCCTCAATGATGGCGCTGACGCTGTACGGGGGCTACCTGTGCGCGATGCGGGGCTATCGCTACATGGAGAGgcagaaacagctgaaactgGCAGCAGAGAATCAAGACCCTGAAGTCATCAAAGACTCCAGTTAG